One stretch of Bosea vaviloviae DNA includes these proteins:
- a CDS encoding SANT/Myb-like DNA-binding domain-containing protein, with amino-acid sequence MDGANAGDVPAEREQIMTERFERHRQPWTYEELEKLKLLARKGMALKAISKAMTRSEESIKDRAKLDGIGIAKLR; translated from the coding sequence ATGGATGGCGCGAATGCCGGAGATGTCCCGGCGGAGCGGGAGCAGATCATGACCGAGCGATTTGAACGGCATCGCCAGCCCTGGACCTATGAGGAACTCGAGAAGCTGAAGTTGCTCGCCAGGAAGGGCATGGCACTGAAGGCAATTTCGAAAGCGATGACCCGCAGCGAGGAATCCATCAAGGACCGTGCCAAACTCGATGGCATCGGGATCGCCAAGCTCCGTTAG
- a CDS encoding YciI family protein: MKYYLCKYIPPRADFLATMTADEKDWMKQHGAFLDALLEKGQIVAHGPVMDPNGGYGVSLYQITDDLEIEAITSQDPIVRNGAGHYEHHPMLHLKARG, encoded by the coding sequence ATGAAATACTACCTCTGCAAGTATATTCCGCCCCGCGCGGACTTTCTGGCGACGATGACCGCCGATGAGAAAGACTGGATGAAGCAGCACGGGGCCTTCCTGGATGCCCTGCTCGAAAAGGGCCAGATCGTCGCGCACGGCCCCGTGATGGACCCGAATGGTGGTTACGGGGTGTCGCTCTACCAGATCACTGACGATCTGGAGATCGAGGCGATCACCTCGCAAGACCCCATCGTCAGGAATGGCGCCGGTCACTACGAGCATCATCCGATGCTTCATCTGAAAGCGCGCGGCTGA
- a CDS encoding VOC family protein → MKIVTSLSFQGQCREAFEFYAAVLGGKITAAISYGDAPPGMPITDEKYKSWLMHCWLEVGDQALMGADMDAAWAPNIEKPKNGFDVTLHSTDKAQGQRRFEQLSAGGKAVMPFGETFWSPGFGSLVDKFGIPWMVNTIPSADWKPQG, encoded by the coding sequence ATGAAGATCGTGACCAGCTTGAGCTTTCAGGGGCAATGCCGCGAGGCGTTCGAGTTCTACGCGGCGGTTCTCGGCGGCAAGATCACCGCCGCAATTTCTTATGGCGACGCGCCTCCCGGCATGCCGATCACCGACGAGAAGTATAAGAGCTGGCTGATGCATTGCTGGCTGGAGGTCGGTGATCAGGCCCTGATGGGCGCCGATATGGATGCCGCCTGGGCGCCCAACATCGAGAAACCGAAGAACGGCTTCGACGTCACCCTGCACAGCACGGACAAGGCGCAAGGCCAGCGCCGGTTCGAGCAGCTGTCGGCGGGCGGCAAGGCGGTCATGCCTTTCGGCGAGACCTTCTGGTCGCCGGGCTTCGGCTCGCTGGTCGACAAGTTCGGCATCCCCTGGATGGTCAACACCATTCCGTCCGCCGATTGGAAGCCGCAGGGCTGA
- a CDS encoding Cj0069 family protein: protein MSESRTHLGRVAILWRGDEAERRSATLATSRFKAVFAALADVGVKAEPVIYEDECLDAVRAELARFDGVLVWVNPIHEGRNRSNLDGLLREVAARGVWVSAHPDVILTMGVKEVLHRTRMMSWGGDTALYRTAEAMRAEFPGRLAAGPRVIKRNRGNGGQGVWKVEMLASRVDRPMARVLDATKDVPEELALDAFLERCVAYFDDGCVIDQLFQARLSEGVVRCYMAGERGFGHQKVKALVAAPAARAQAGPRLYTSNAEPRFQRLRRLMEDEWTPQLTTLLGIQQCDLPMIWDADFMLGPPGDDGADAYVLGEINVSSVFPIPDEAPAEIASRVADRLRSKL from the coding sequence ATGTCCGAATCCAGAACTCACCTTGGCCGCGTCGCCATTCTGTGGCGGGGTGATGAAGCGGAACGCCGCAGCGCCACGCTGGCGACCAGCCGGTTCAAGGCCGTATTCGCGGCGCTCGCCGATGTCGGCGTCAAGGCAGAACCCGTCATCTACGAGGACGAATGCCTGGATGCCGTTCGGGCAGAGCTCGCCAGGTTCGATGGCGTGCTCGTCTGGGTCAATCCGATCCATGAGGGGCGAAACCGCTCAAACCTCGACGGGCTGCTGCGCGAGGTCGCAGCGCGTGGCGTCTGGGTGAGCGCTCATCCCGATGTCATCCTCACGATGGGCGTCAAGGAGGTCCTCCATCGAACCAGGATGATGAGCTGGGGTGGCGACACGGCGCTTTATCGAACCGCCGAGGCGATGCGCGCCGAATTTCCGGGGCGGCTTGCCGCTGGGCCGCGCGTGATCAAGCGCAATCGCGGCAATGGCGGCCAAGGCGTGTGGAAGGTCGAGATGCTGGCCAGTCGAGTCGATCGGCCGATGGCGCGCGTGCTGGACGCCACCAAGGATGTGCCGGAGGAGCTGGCGCTGGATGCGTTTCTGGAACGCTGCGTCGCGTATTTCGACGACGGCTGTGTGATCGATCAGCTTTTCCAGGCGCGTCTGAGCGAAGGCGTGGTGCGTTGTTATATGGCAGGCGAGCGCGGCTTCGGGCATCAGAAGGTCAAGGCCTTGGTGGCGGCGCCAGCGGCGCGCGCGCAGGCCGGGCCGCGGCTCTACACATCCAATGCCGAGCCGCGCTTTCAGCGTCTGCGCCGCTTGATGGAAGACGAGTGGACGCCACAGCTCACCACTTTGCTGGGCATCCAGCAGTGCGACCTGCCGATGATCTGGGACGCGGACTTCATGCTCGGTCCGCCCGGGGACGACGGTGCCGATGCTTACGTGCTTGGCGAGATCAACGTCAGTTCGGTGTTCCCGATCCCCGACGAGGCGCCTGCCGAGATCGCCAGCCGCGTCGCCGATCGGCTACGATCGAAGCTCTGA
- a CDS encoding ABC transporter ATP-binding protein has translation MVSLRLDGVGVSYGRRSVLEGITTPVLAGGEVVAVVGPNAAGKSSLFRRIAGLISGVGEVAIEGKSAVAGRSRPNACYLPQDTAVNAVLTVYESILLAFKQGGSWSVSDDELKRIDTVLRELEIEDLAFRGLGELSGGQRQLVSIAQTLAREPDILLLDEPTSALDLHRQFEVLSLVQRLARERGMLVLISIHDLNQALRFADRIMVLARSRLVALGTPREIVTPALLADVYGVRARVEMLEGEQPYVVVEGAVARAA, from the coding sequence ATGGTGAGCCTCAGGCTCGACGGCGTCGGCGTCTCCTATGGCCGCCGCAGCGTCCTGGAAGGGATCACGACGCCTGTGCTTGCGGGCGGCGAAGTCGTCGCCGTGGTCGGGCCCAACGCGGCCGGCAAGTCGAGCCTGTTCCGGCGCATCGCCGGGCTGATTTCCGGTGTCGGCGAGGTCGCGATCGAGGGCAAGAGCGCGGTCGCGGGACGCAGCCGGCCAAACGCCTGCTACCTGCCTCAGGACACGGCGGTGAATGCCGTGCTCACCGTCTACGAGTCGATCCTGCTCGCCTTCAAGCAGGGCGGCTCCTGGTCGGTCAGCGACGATGAATTGAAGCGTATCGACACGGTGCTGCGCGAACTCGAGATCGAGGACCTGGCCTTCCGCGGGCTGGGCGAACTCTCGGGCGGCCAGCGCCAGCTCGTCTCGATTGCCCAGACGCTGGCGCGCGAGCCCGACATCCTGCTGCTCGACGAGCCGACCAGCGCGCTCGATCTCCACCGCCAGTTCGAGGTTCTCTCACTGGTGCAGCGGCTGGCCCGCGAGCGCGGCATGCTGGTGCTGATCTCGATCCACGACCTCAATCAGGCGCTGCGCTTCGCCGACCGCATCATGGTGCTGGCACGGTCGCGGCTGGTGGCGCTGGGAACCCCGCGCGAGATCGTGACACCGGCGCTGCTCGCCGATGTCTATGGCGTGCGCGCCCGCGTCGAGATGCTGGAGGGCGAACAGCCTTATGTCGTCGTCGAGGGGGCCGTGGCGCGCGCGGCCTGA
- a CDS encoding alpha/beta fold hydrolase yields the protein MQQHAIVHRYAEIGGHNLFIREAGPEDAPAVLLLHGYPCSSFQFRRLMPALADRWRTIAFDWPGFGYSETPDPAGFGYDFDAFADVLADVTDALGLERYGVWLHDYGSQIGLRHAAAHPDRIAALIIQNGDIYEDVLGPKYETIKAWWADKSDEKHRPLEQAVSEEGFRKEFVGEVSKEVASRVPPDLWKLHWPLMDSPVRKAVSIGLMEKLEQNLEWFPRYQSYLREHQPPTLIVWGPEDGYMPAESARAYHRDLPDAELHLIDDAGHWLLETHFEQALPLVRNFLERTLR from the coding sequence ATGCAACAGCACGCGATCGTTCATCGATACGCAGAGATCGGCGGTCACAACCTGTTTATTCGCGAAGCTGGCCCGGAGGATGCTCCGGCCGTGCTTCTGCTGCACGGCTATCCGTGCTCATCCTTTCAGTTTCGGCGCCTGATGCCGGCTCTGGCCGATCGCTGGCGCACCATCGCCTTCGATTGGCCAGGCTTCGGCTATAGCGAGACGCCGGACCCGGCCGGGTTCGGATATGATTTCGACGCCTTTGCCGACGTGCTCGCAGATGTGACGGATGCGCTCGGCCTGGAACGCTATGGCGTCTGGCTCCACGATTACGGATCGCAGATCGGTCTCCGGCACGCCGCCGCGCATCCTGACAGGATCGCCGCGCTCATCATCCAGAACGGCGACATCTACGAAGACGTTCTTGGCCCGAAATACGAGACGATCAAGGCTTGGTGGGCTGACAAATCTGACGAGAAGCACCGCCCGCTCGAACAGGCGGTCAGCGAGGAGGGGTTCCGCAAGGAGTTTGTCGGCGAGGTCTCGAAAGAGGTCGCGAGCCGGGTTCCGCCCGACCTCTGGAAGCTACACTGGCCGTTGATGGACAGCCCTGTGCGAAAGGCTGTGTCGATCGGGCTGATGGAAAAGCTCGAACAGAACCTTGAATGGTTTCCGCGCTACCAATCCTATCTGCGCGAGCATCAGCCGCCGACGCTGATCGTGTGGGGGCCGGAGGATGGCTACATGCCGGCCGAGTCAGCCCGCGCCTATCACCGCGACCTGCCAGACGCCGAACTGCATCTCATCGACGATGCCGGCCACTGGCTGCTGGAAACGCATTTTGAGCAAGCCCTGCCGCTCGTCCGCAATTTCCTGGAGCGGACGCTGCGCTGA
- a CDS encoding SDR family NAD(P)-dependent oxidoreductase: MTTALITGASSGIGAVYARRLAARGHDLVIVARTADRLNALAAELRKAHGVAIEVITADLIEGPQLEPVLQRLRSDPPIDILVNNAGAGLIGDFATADPAEMYKLLRLNVLVPTLLTSAVIDGMVERGNGAIINIASVLALIPEYARGIYPATKSYLMTLSQGLAAEMASKGVYVQAVLPAATRTEIYERAGGDISKVPDVMEVEDLVDAALVGFDRRELVTIPPVPDAAAWEAFEQARGVLASGFSNSKPAARYRG, encoded by the coding sequence ATGACGACAGCACTCATTACTGGCGCTTCGAGCGGCATCGGCGCAGTCTATGCACGCCGCCTGGCCGCACGCGGCCACGACCTTGTCATCGTCGCTCGCACTGCCGACAGGCTCAACGCCCTCGCGGCCGAATTGCGCAAAGCACATGGCGTCGCGATCGAGGTGATCACGGCCGACCTGATCGAGGGTCCGCAACTCGAACCGGTCCTCCAGCGCCTTCGTTCCGACCCGCCGATCGATATTCTCGTCAACAACGCCGGCGCCGGCCTGATCGGCGATTTCGCGACGGCCGATCCTGCGGAGATGTACAAGCTGCTGCGGCTGAACGTCCTCGTGCCGACCTTGCTCACCTCTGCCGTCATCGACGGCATGGTCGAACGGGGCAATGGTGCGATCATCAATATCGCATCGGTGCTGGCTCTGATTCCGGAATACGCAAGGGGCATCTACCCAGCGACAAAATCCTATCTGATGACGCTTTCGCAGGGGCTGGCCGCCGAAATGGCGTCGAAGGGCGTCTATGTGCAGGCTGTGCTGCCCGCGGCTACACGCACGGAAATTTACGAACGGGCCGGTGGCGACATCAGCAAGGTTCCCGACGTCATGGAGGTCGAGGACCTCGTCGACGCGGCTCTGGTCGGCTTCGATCGTCGGGAACTGGTCACGATCCCGCCGGTGCCCGACGCCGCGGCATGGGAGGCCTTTGAGCAGGCGCGTGGCGTTCTGGCGTCAGGCTTCAGCAACTCCAAACCGGCCGCGCGCTATCGAGGCTGA
- a CDS encoding TetR/AcrR family transcriptional regulator yields the protein MIDTAAKLFRERGIDGIGLADLMKAAGLTHGAFYRQFKSKDDLVVQAVKRAYDDMSADLARRIAASDDPLQTLVRHYVSDDHRDDPGHGCSLAALAGDAARHDDPALRAFFGNIVSNYIALLTRLVPGGDPVAKRSTAIAVLAEMIGSVVLSRAVPDPTLSGEIIDTVSNDLVKRHSTPISA from the coding sequence GTGATCGACACCGCCGCAAAGCTCTTCCGCGAACGCGGAATCGACGGGATCGGCCTTGCCGACCTGATGAAAGCGGCCGGGCTCACCCACGGAGCTTTCTATCGGCAGTTCAAGTCGAAGGACGACCTCGTCGTTCAGGCGGTCAAGCGGGCCTATGACGATATGAGCGCGGATCTGGCGCGCCGTATTGCCGCCAGCGATGATCCGCTGCAGACGCTCGTGCGCCACTACGTCTCCGACGATCACCGGGATGATCCGGGGCACGGGTGCAGCCTTGCGGCGCTGGCTGGCGATGCGGCACGACATGACGACCCGGCGCTGCGGGCGTTCTTCGGCAATATCGTCAGCAATTATATCGCGCTTCTCACCAGGCTCGTGCCAGGAGGCGACCCGGTCGCCAAGCGCAGTACAGCGATCGCCGTTCTTGCCGAGATGATCGGATCGGTCGTGCTCTCCCGCGCCGTGCCGGATCCGACGCTGTCCGGCGAGATCATCGACACGGTCTCGAACGATCTCGTGAAGCGACACTCGACACCGATTTCTGCATGA
- a CDS encoding MFS transporter, with translation MDRPYRWVIVAAGGLLGCAAVGAMFSLPVFLRPMAQDTGWSVTGISTAMTIGFLAMAAASMVWGGLSDRFGPRPVVLTGSIVLAVSLALASRADSLIEFQLLFGLLVGAATAAVFAPMMACVTGWFDTQRGLAVSLVSAGMGMAPMTMAPLAAWLVTVHHWRGAMLIMAGIAAALMIPAALLVRRPPVQDDEPAQTSTDAAEPGMTVGQAVRSPQFITLMLANFFCCATHSGPIFHTVAYAVTCGIPMVAAVSIYSVEGLAGMFGRIGFGLAGDRLGAQRVLVAGLLAQAFGVLAYAFAGQLGSFYAVAVLVGFIYAGTMPLYAVIIRENFPQRMMGTIIGGTAMAGSLGMSTGPVLGGLIYDNFGSYAPLYVASWGLGLAATLVLATFRPFPAKSPLQLATA, from the coding sequence ATGGACCGTCCTTATCGATGGGTGATCGTTGCCGCCGGTGGATTGCTCGGCTGCGCCGCGGTCGGGGCCATGTTCTCGCTGCCCGTCTTCCTGCGGCCGATGGCGCAGGACACAGGCTGGTCGGTTACCGGCATTTCCACCGCCATGACGATCGGCTTTCTCGCCATGGCAGCCGCCAGCATGGTCTGGGGCGGCCTCTCCGACAGGTTCGGGCCGCGCCCCGTGGTCCTGACCGGATCGATCGTGCTCGCAGTGAGCCTTGCCCTCGCCAGCCGGGCAGATTCGCTGATCGAATTCCAATTGCTGTTCGGCCTGCTGGTCGGGGCGGCGACAGCGGCCGTCTTTGCGCCGATGATGGCCTGCGTCACCGGCTGGTTCGATACGCAGCGCGGCCTGGCGGTCTCGCTGGTTTCCGCGGGCATGGGCATGGCCCCGATGACCATGGCCCCGCTCGCGGCCTGGCTGGTCACGGTCCACCACTGGCGTGGCGCCATGCTGATCATGGCCGGCATCGCGGCTGCGCTGATGATCCCGGCTGCGCTGCTGGTGCGCCGGCCGCCGGTGCAGGACGATGAGCCGGCCCAGACCTCCACCGACGCGGCCGAGCCTGGCATGACGGTCGGCCAAGCGGTGCGCTCGCCGCAATTCATCACCCTGATGCTGGCGAATTTCTTCTGCTGCGCCACGCATTCCGGGCCGATCTTCCATACCGTGGCCTATGCCGTGACCTGCGGCATCCCCATGGTCGCGGCCGTCTCGATCTATAGCGTCGAAGGCTTGGCCGGCATGTTCGGCCGCATCGGCTTCGGCCTCGCGGGGGACCGGCTCGGGGCGCAGCGCGTCCTTGTCGCCGGGCTGCTGGCCCAGGCCTTCGGCGTGCTCGCCTATGCCTTCGCAGGCCAACTCGGCAGCTTCTATGCGGTGGCCGTTCTGGTCGGCTTCATCTACGCCGGCACGATGCCGCTCTACGCCGTGATCATCCGCGAGAATTTCCCGCAGAGGATGATGGGCACGATCATCGGTGGAACCGCGATGGCCGGCAGCCTCGGCATGTCGACGGGGCCTGTGCTCGGCGGCTTGATCTACGACAATTTCGGGAGCTATGCGCCGCTATACGTCGCGTCCTGGGGCCTGGGTCTGGCGGCAACGCTGGTGCTGGCCACCTTCAGGCCGTTCCCGGCAAAATCGCCGCTGCAACTCGCCACGGCGTGA
- a CDS encoding oxidoreductase, giving the protein MAGEKVALITGASGGIGLAAGVALIRAGYRVFGTSRQAAPNEVRQGIHMLRCDVTDDESVKLLVKEVIGLAGRIDVLVNNAGRSLIGAAEESSIGQAQNLFDINVYGILRTTKEVLPIMRKQGKGRIINISSVAGFLPGPYTALYNATKHAVEGYSESLDHELRTLGIRVSLVEPAFTRTALEDNGDKPDQILSVYDKGRAAANATWRNGIANGDPVEAVAEKVVLAATDKEPSLRYTPGTMAGRLRLMRRFIPEKIFEKSFRKQMGVID; this is encoded by the coding sequence ATGGCGGGTGAAAAGGTCGCGCTGATCACAGGCGCTTCGGGGGGCATCGGGCTTGCGGCCGGGGTCGCGCTCATCCGCGCGGGCTACCGGGTGTTCGGCACCAGCCGCCAGGCCGCGCCCAATGAGGTGCGCCAGGGCATTCATATGCTGCGCTGCGACGTCACCGACGACGAGTCGGTCAAGCTCTTGGTCAAGGAGGTCATCGGGCTTGCAGGCCGGATCGACGTGCTCGTCAACAATGCCGGCCGCAGCCTGATCGGCGCCGCCGAGGAATCATCGATCGGCCAGGCCCAGAATCTGTTCGACATCAATGTCTACGGCATCCTCCGCACGACCAAGGAGGTGCTGCCCATCATGCGCAAGCAGGGCAAGGGCCGGATCATCAACATCAGTTCGGTCGCCGGTTTCCTGCCAGGTCCCTATACGGCGCTCTACAACGCCACCAAACACGCCGTCGAAGGCTATTCCGAGTCGCTCGATCACGAGCTTCGTACGCTCGGAATTCGTGTGTCCCTGGTCGAGCCCGCCTTCACCCGCACCGCGCTGGAAGACAACGGGGACAAGCCCGACCAAATCCTGAGCGTCTACGACAAAGGACGCGCGGCAGCGAATGCGACATGGCGCAACGGCATCGCGAATGGTGACCCGGTGGAAGCCGTGGCGGAGAAAGTGGTGCTGGCCGCCACCGACAAGGAGCCGAGCCTTCGGTACACACCCGGGACAATGGCGGGCCGTCTGCGCCTCATGCGGCGCTTCATCCCCGAGAAGATCTTCGAGAAGAGCTTCCGCAAGCAGATGGGCGTGATCGATTGA
- a CDS encoding MarR family winged helix-turn-helix transcriptional regulator: protein MCAETEPSFETTLLVRDACLCLHAQRAARALARRFDLALKPVGISSGQFSLLMSLNRPKPPSLGSVASLLAMDRTTLTANLKPLERRELVETSHDGADRRVRLLSLTPAGRAVLTEAVPIWKQLHAAIEADLSDPAHLRSDLVLLSR from the coding sequence ATGTGCGCTGAAACCGAACCCTCCTTTGAAACGACGCTTCTGGTGCGCGATGCCTGCCTGTGCCTCCATGCACAACGGGCAGCCCGCGCGCTCGCGCGACGCTTCGATCTGGCGCTGAAGCCTGTCGGCATCAGCAGCGGCCAATTCTCGCTCCTGATGTCGCTGAACCGTCCCAAGCCGCCAAGCCTTGGCAGTGTCGCCTCCTTGCTGGCGATGGACCGGACGACGCTGACCGCGAACCTCAAGCCGCTGGAGCGCCGCGAACTCGTCGAGACCAGCCATGACGGGGCGGACCGGCGGGTCCGCCTCCTGTCTCTGACACCGGCCGGCAGGGCTGTGCTGACCGAAGCCGTGCCAATCTGGAAGCAGCTCCACGCGGCCATCGAAGCCGATTTGTCAGATCCGGCCCATCTGCGTTCCGATCTGGTTCTGCTCTCGCGATGA
- a CDS encoding VOC family protein, which yields MAKNTICLWFDKDAEAAARFYAATFPNSAVGAVHRAPSDYPSGKAGDVLTVEFTVAGVACVGLNGGPAFKPDEAFSFQIATDDQEETDRYWNAIVGNGGQESACSWCKDKWGISWQITPRVLIDALAAGGDEAKRAFDAMMTMGKIDVAAIEAARRG from the coding sequence ATGGCAAAGAACACGATCTGTCTCTGGTTCGATAAGGACGCTGAGGCTGCGGCCCGCTTCTACGCGGCGACCTTTCCCAATAGCGCGGTGGGCGCCGTCCACCGCGCACCCAGCGACTACCCCTCCGGCAAGGCGGGCGACGTGCTGACGGTCGAATTCACGGTTGCCGGCGTCGCTTGCGTCGGCCTCAATGGCGGTCCCGCGTTCAAGCCTGACGAAGCCTTCTCGTTCCAGATCGCCACCGACGATCAGGAGGAGACCGACCGCTACTGGAATGCCATCGTCGGCAATGGCGGCCAGGAGAGCGCCTGCAGCTGGTGCAAGGACAAGTGGGGGATTTCCTGGCAAATCACGCCGCGCGTCCTGATCGACGCCCTGGCGGCTGGCGGCGACGAGGCCAAGCGCGCCTTCGATGCCATGATGACCATGGGGAAAATCGACGTCGCCGCGATCGAGGCGGCGCGGCGCGGTTGA